A genomic window from Streptomyces sp. MST-110588 includes:
- a CDS encoding aminoglycoside phosphotransferase family protein, translating to MTHDSIDATDSRRVAEEVLRRYGADLAAARRGRGWTNTTWLTDDLVVRVAARPGTGDLRREERLARLLPAEVGYPAIVGSGVCRGREWMLTRRIAGENLEEIWPSLDHAARTRAIEQMWERVRHVHRVDVAAATPFARSRSPFFPPSAEAATAALDLLLTVKELTAAQVKGLSRSLDRFWTALPEARKALNHGDFCAPNTLWHDGDVVALLDFEFAVVAPVAVDLNELAKIAYGPGRPEERAPLREVVGRIVASTLDAAGGPDVLVGYSIMLEMWVLANALAADDPDEADEADRADAAAMLTAFAEEDGGYYAPLLTGLR from the coding sequence GTGACCCACGACAGCATCGACGCCACTGATTCCCGGCGAGTTGCCGAGGAGGTCCTGCGCAGGTACGGAGCGGACCTCGCCGCCGCCCGGCGCGGCCGGGGCTGGACCAACACCACATGGCTGACCGATGACCTGGTCGTCCGCGTCGCGGCCCGGCCGGGTACCGGCGACCTGCGCCGCGAGGAGCGGCTGGCCAGGCTGCTCCCCGCAGAGGTCGGCTACCCCGCGATCGTCGGCTCGGGCGTCTGCCGGGGCCGCGAGTGGATGCTGACCCGGCGGATCGCCGGGGAGAACCTGGAGGAGATCTGGCCGTCGCTGGACCACGCCGCCCGTACGCGCGCCATCGAGCAGATGTGGGAACGCGTGCGTCACGTCCACCGGGTCGACGTGGCCGCGGCCACACCGTTCGCCCGCTCCCGCTCACCGTTCTTCCCCCCGAGCGCGGAAGCGGCAACCGCCGCGCTCGACCTGCTCCTGACGGTCAAAGAACTCACCGCTGCCCAGGTCAAAGGGCTCAGCCGGTCACTCGACCGCTTCTGGACCGCCCTGCCCGAGGCGCGCAAGGCGTTGAACCACGGTGACTTCTGCGCCCCGAACACGCTGTGGCACGACGGTGACGTCGTGGCGCTCCTCGACTTCGAGTTCGCCGTCGTCGCACCCGTCGCGGTCGATCTCAACGAACTCGCCAAAATCGCTTACGGTCCGGGCCGCCCCGAGGAACGCGCGCCGTTGCGGGAGGTGGTCGGCCGCATCGTGGCATCCACGCTCGACGCGGCGGGCGGACCGGACGTACTCGTCGGCTACTCCATCATGCTGGAGATGTGGGTGCTGGCGAACGCACTGGCCGCGGACGACCCCGACGAAGCCGACGAAGCCGACCGCGCCGACGCCGCCGCGATGCTCACGGCATTCGCCGAGGAGGACGGTGGCTACTACGCCCCGCTTCTCACCGGCCTCCGGTAG
- a CDS encoding LysR family transcriptional regulator, which translates to MIDVQRLRVLRAVAEHGSFNQAAAALLITPSAVSQHVAALERSLGTQVAARSTRGVTLTRAGQIMVEAAEAVTAELAYARQQIDRLGTGRTKLTVATFTSGGRILLPGALARLAAAHPDTEIHVMEGEPEVTLPLVRQGTADLALAYHFDGPLPVRPGDRTGMEWSELLDDPLYVVLPRGHRLAGHGSLDLSELAAEPWVLGCLKTEAYLRRYAELAGFAPLVRGSTTDYFFACSLVAAGVGISLVPSIALTPAPADLHIVPVGPPGPARHIGVATAARSRHQPQVATLIRVLREQASAIGASRPSM; encoded by the coding sequence TTGATCGACGTCCAGCGGCTGCGGGTTCTGCGAGCGGTGGCCGAGCACGGCAGCTTCAACCAGGCCGCCGCGGCCCTGCTCATCACCCCCTCGGCCGTCTCCCAGCACGTGGCGGCCCTGGAGCGCAGCCTCGGCACCCAGGTCGCGGCGCGCAGCACACGAGGCGTCACCCTCACCCGGGCCGGTCAGATCATGGTCGAGGCGGCGGAGGCGGTCACCGCGGAACTCGCCTACGCCAGGCAGCAGATCGACCGGCTCGGTACGGGCCGGACCAAGCTGACCGTCGCCACGTTCACCAGCGGCGGCAGGATCCTGCTGCCCGGTGCCCTCGCCCGGCTTGCCGCCGCGCACCCGGACACCGAGATCCACGTCATGGAGGGCGAGCCGGAGGTCACCCTGCCCCTGGTCCGGCAGGGCACCGCGGACCTCGCGCTCGCCTACCACTTCGACGGCCCGCTCCCGGTGCGGCCCGGCGACCGTACGGGCATGGAGTGGAGCGAGCTGCTGGACGATCCGCTGTACGTCGTCCTGCCCCGGGGCCACCGGCTGGCCGGCCACGGCTCCCTCGACCTGTCCGAACTCGCGGCCGAGCCCTGGGTACTCGGCTGCCTCAAAACCGAGGCGTACCTGCGGCGTTACGCCGAACTCGCCGGCTTCGCCCCCCTGGTACGGGGCAGCACGACCGACTACTTCTTCGCCTGCTCGCTCGTCGCCGCGGGCGTGGGGATCTCGCTGGTGCCGTCCATCGCGCTCACCCCGGCACCGGCAGATCTCCACATCGTTCCGGTCGGACCGCCGGGCCCGGCCCGCCACATCGGTGTCGCCACCGCCGCCCGCAGCCGCCACCAGCCTCAGGTCGCCACGCTGATCCGGGTTCTCCGGGAGCAGGCGTCGGCCATCGGTGCGAGTCGTCCATCGATGTGA
- a CDS encoding aldo/keto reductase gives MQYRTIGDTTVSAIGLGAMPLSIEDRPDEERAVATLHAALDAGVTLIDTADSYHWHAGESGHNELLIARALACYSGDTSDVLVATKGGRGRPGDGSWTVTGSPEHLKRAAESSLKRLGVEAIGLYQLHKPDPNVPWADSVGALRELLDAGTIRAAGISNVNTGQIHEARTILGDGLVSVQNQYSPAVRDSEAELRLCTELGLAFLPWSPLGGITRSSLDGPSGPASAGTAFHRIAAGRGVSPQQIALAWLLARSPVMIPVPGASRPASVQNSAQAAELVLSGTEVKELDGTLPN, from the coding sequence ATGCAGTACCGCACCATCGGAGACACCACCGTCAGCGCCATCGGCCTGGGCGCCATGCCGCTGTCCATCGAGGACCGCCCGGACGAAGAGCGGGCCGTCGCCACCCTCCACGCGGCCCTCGACGCGGGCGTCACGCTCATCGACACCGCCGACAGCTACCACTGGCACGCGGGCGAGAGCGGCCACAACGAACTTCTCATCGCCCGTGCCCTCGCCTGCTACAGCGGTGACACCTCGGACGTACTCGTCGCCACCAAGGGCGGCCGGGGCCGGCCCGGCGACGGGAGCTGGACGGTCACCGGCAGCCCCGAACACCTCAAGCGCGCCGCCGAGTCCTCGCTCAAGCGGCTCGGCGTGGAGGCGATCGGCCTCTACCAACTGCACAAGCCGGACCCAAACGTCCCCTGGGCCGACTCCGTCGGCGCGCTGCGCGAACTGCTCGACGCGGGCACGATCCGCGCCGCGGGGATCTCCAACGTGAACACCGGCCAGATCCACGAGGCGCGGACGATCCTCGGTGACGGGCTGGTCTCCGTACAGAACCAGTACTCGCCGGCCGTCCGTGACAGCGAGGCCGAACTGCGGCTGTGCACGGAGCTGGGCCTGGCCTTCCTGCCCTGGAGCCCGCTCGGCGGCATCACCCGCAGCTCTCTCGACGGCCCGTCGGGCCCGGCCTCCGCGGGCACGGCCTTCCACCGGATCGCGGCCGGACGCGGGGTCAGCCCGCAGCAGATCGCCCTGGCCTGGCTGCTGGCCCGTTCACCGGTGATGATCCCGGTGCCGGGTGCCAGCCGCCCGGCATCCGTCCAGAACTCGGCCCAGGCCGCCGAACTCGTACTGAGCGGGACGGAGGTCAAGGAACTGGACGGCACGCTGCCGAACTAG
- a CDS encoding alpha/beta hydrolase, with amino-acid sequence MTRQAMDVTHRLVSSPAGRTHLVEQGAGPLVLFVHGFPESWHSWRHQLPAVAAAGYRAVAVDVRGYGRSSRPGDMDAYRMSELVEDNVAVVNALGEESAIIVGHDWGANIAATSALIRPEVFRAVGLLSVPYAPRGGPRPSEIFTRLGGGDEEFYVSYFQSPGRAEAEIEPDVRGWLAGFYAAMSADTMPSAGAPDPHFLSRGGTLRERFPAGRRPAWLSEDDLDVYAGEFERTGMSGALNRYRNMDRDWEDLADFDGAPVTQPSLFIGGALDASTTWMADAIKAYPTTLPGLVTSRVLDGAGHWIQQECPAEVNRLLTDWLAALPR; translated from the coding sequence ATGACACGACAGGCCATGGATGTCACGCACCGGCTGGTCTCCTCACCCGCGGGCCGGACCCACCTGGTCGAGCAGGGCGCCGGGCCGCTGGTGCTGTTCGTTCACGGCTTCCCGGAGTCCTGGCATTCGTGGCGCCATCAGCTACCGGCGGTGGCGGCGGCCGGATACCGCGCGGTCGCCGTCGACGTACGCGGCTACGGCCGTTCCTCCAGGCCCGGCGACATGGACGCCTACCGGATGTCCGAGCTCGTGGAGGACAACGTGGCGGTCGTGAACGCCCTGGGGGAGGAGTCCGCGATCATCGTCGGCCACGACTGGGGGGCGAACATCGCCGCCACCTCCGCGTTGATCAGACCGGAGGTCTTCCGCGCGGTCGGGCTGCTCAGTGTTCCCTACGCGCCGCGCGGCGGGCCCAGGCCGAGCGAGATCTTCACCCGGCTGGGCGGCGGGGACGAGGAGTTCTACGTCTCCTACTTCCAGAGCCCGGGGCGGGCCGAGGCCGAGATCGAGCCCGATGTACGCGGCTGGCTCGCGGGGTTCTACGCCGCCATGTCCGCCGACACCATGCCGTCAGCCGGCGCACCGGACCCGCACTTCCTCAGCCGGGGCGGGACCCTCCGCGAGCGCTTTCCCGCCGGGCGGCGGCCCGCCTGGCTCTCCGAGGACGATCTGGACGTCTACGCCGGCGAGTTCGAACGTACCGGTATGAGCGGCGCGCTCAACCGCTACCGGAACATGGACCGGGACTGGGAGGACCTCGCGGACTTCGACGGCGCCCCCGTCACCCAGCCGTCCCTGTTCATCGGCGGAGCCCTGGACGCCTCCACCACCTGGATGGCCGATGCGATCAAGGCGTACCCCACCACGCTGCCCGGGCTCGTCACCTCCCGCGTCCTCGATGGCGCCGGCCACTGGATCCAGCAGGAGTGCCCGGCCGAGGTCAACCGGCTCCTCACCGACTGGCTCGCCGCGCTGCCTCGTTGA
- a CDS encoding MFS transporter, whose protein sequence is MTDPPHDRVAWRRFRKLWAATATSNLADGVLQAATPLVALTLTRDPVAITAVTAIQYLPWLLLSIPMGTLADRADRVLLLRVAGAARAVGVGLLAVGLATGHVHIVMLYGLSFLFGLAETLYDNTSSALVPSTVADHQLERANGRLQATYTVANSFVGPPLGGAVFGLALAAPFALGAMGYAVAFALMLLLPTARRKRQRIRARRRGETVEQGVRDVPGGPARAASSFATDLREGVRGFTGSPMLVALCVLLGVGNLVSAATYSLLSLTVVERLGATAATYGFVLAGGAVGAFLAGVYGDRVGALTRPGTTLLWTTVVSGLATASLGRAGHPVVLSALMALDGFVVITQSVVSVSTRARLIPLTCWDVSPLSSVRCRPAPRPWARSSAACRPVWWASPGPSTSGARSWSSWAPRSCARSATTASPRPCQPRPRRPGAHRPRPRPSTMLIA, encoded by the coding sequence ATGACGGACCCACCGCACGACCGCGTAGCCTGGCGGCGGTTCCGGAAGTTATGGGCGGCGACAGCGACATCGAACCTCGCCGATGGCGTGTTGCAGGCCGCCACGCCACTGGTCGCCCTGACCCTGACACGCGACCCGGTCGCCATCACGGCCGTCACCGCCATCCAGTACCTGCCCTGGCTGTTGCTGTCGATCCCGATGGGCACGCTCGCCGACCGCGCCGACCGCGTCCTGCTGCTGCGCGTGGCGGGCGCGGCCCGTGCCGTCGGGGTCGGTCTGCTGGCGGTGGGCCTGGCCACCGGCCATGTCCACATCGTCATGCTCTACGGTCTGTCCTTCCTCTTCGGACTGGCCGAGACCCTGTACGACAACACCTCTTCGGCACTGGTCCCCAGCACCGTCGCCGACCACCAGCTCGAACGGGCCAACGGCCGGCTGCAGGCCACCTACACCGTCGCGAACAGCTTCGTCGGTCCGCCACTGGGAGGAGCGGTGTTCGGCCTGGCCCTCGCCGCTCCATTCGCTCTGGGGGCGATGGGCTACGCCGTGGCCTTCGCACTGATGCTGTTGCTTCCCACCGCGCGACGGAAGCGCCAGCGGATACGGGCCCGGAGGCGCGGGGAGACGGTGGAACAAGGCGTACGGGACGTGCCCGGCGGCCCGGCCCGGGCGGCTTCCTCCTTCGCGACGGACCTGCGCGAAGGCGTCCGGGGATTCACCGGGTCGCCGATGCTCGTCGCCCTGTGCGTGCTGCTCGGCGTCGGCAACCTGGTCAGCGCCGCCACGTACAGCCTGCTGTCCCTCACGGTCGTCGAGCGGCTCGGCGCGACCGCGGCGACGTACGGTTTCGTGCTCGCCGGCGGGGCCGTGGGAGCCTTCCTCGCAGGCGTGTACGGCGACCGGGTCGGCGCGCTCACCCGCCCCGGTACGACCCTGCTGTGGACGACGGTGGTGTCGGGCCTGGCCACCGCCTCGCTCGGCCGGGCCGGCCATCCGGTGGTCCTCAGCGCCCTGATGGCCCTCGACGGCTTCGTCGTCATCACCCAGTCCGTCGTCTCCGTCAGTACCAGGGCCCGGCTCATCCCCCTCACATGCTGGGACGTGTCACCGCTGTCTTCCGTACGCTGTCGACCGGCGCCTCGGCCCTGGGCGCGTTCGTCGGCGGCCTGTCGGCCCGTGTGGTGGGCCTCTCCTGGCCCTTCTACGTCGGGGGCGCGGTCCTGGTCCTCCTGGGCCCCGCGCTCCTGCGCCCGCTCAGCAACAACCGCATCGCCGCGGCCATGTCAGCCGCGGCCACGCCGGCCGGGGGCACATCGGCCGCGGCCCCGCCCGTCGACGATGCTGATCGCCTGA
- a CDS encoding DUF1918 domain-containing protein, whose amino-acid sequence MHASKGDRLVVHGRVVGKQDRVVEIVEVLGPNGTPPYRVRAENGHETIMTPGPDSVVDHRKGSGPA is encoded by the coding sequence ATGCACGCCTCAAAAGGGGACCGTCTGGTGGTGCACGGACGAGTCGTGGGCAAACAGGATCGCGTCGTGGAGATCGTCGAGGTGCTCGGCCCGAACGGCACGCCGCCCTACCGCGTACGGGCCGAGAACGGCCATGAAACCATCATGACTCCCGGACCGGACTCCGTCGTCGACCACCGCAAGGGATCGGGCCCGGCCTGA